Genomic segment of Desulfolucanica intricata:
CTCAAGTTTCGATTTTCCGGTTCCCCAGGTGTAAATTCCAAATAGTGGCCAACTAATAGATATTGTCACATAAATTATTAATAAAATAAGCGGCCAATTACCGAAAGTAAAAAATGATAAATAAGTAAATGGAATAGATATACTTAATCCACCTATTACGCTCTTTAAACAATCCTTTCCCCAACTTTTCTTTTTCCTTTTTAAGCGATGCATTACAAGAAAAAATATGATAAATAAAATAGTCCAAAACAAAATCCAATAAATAAACATATATCTCCCTTCCTTAATTTAAGAATTAATAGTTTTAAGAAGGATATTCTCAATCCCCACTACGATGATACATGTTGGCAATAAATTATATGTCTAGTACACGATGGCGTAAATACGCACACATCAATAATTTTAAAATAAATATTATACAGACAGAAATTTATTGATATATTACCCCCCTTATGTATGTTGGCTTTTCTTAATTATACGATGACATCCGGACATCATAACGGAATTATCCGGATAATTAACTGCCGTGAACAGTAACAACGTCCTATGGACAAAATTGCCGGGTTAATCGCGCTAACCATAAACACTACACAAAAACAAACATAACAACAATTCAAAATCAAACTCTTCTTTATAGCTCTCCTTTGCTTCTGGTGTTCCGGATTTTCCGCGATAAGGATATACCCAAATACGTAGTAAATTACAAAACGCAGAGCCGACATTGACATTATTCTAAGAGCTTTATTTTCCTTTTTTTATGTCCATTTGTTCAGGTTTTTTGTGACTATTTATGAGGATTTCATCATGTTCGTAAACAGATAATGGTAAATATATTTATGCAACGCTAGTGATATTTAGATTTATAAATTTCTCTTAGAAAGATTAGAGTAATTCATTAGCCAATAAATAAACATCCCACCTATAGGAATTACAAAGGTTATAGCTGCCCATAGGAAAGGTGAGATATTTAAAGCTGGCTCATAAAGTGTCTTTGCATCACGATAGACAATTGTTGTTATGACCAAATGAGTAGCACTAATTACTATTACCCAAATCCACAATAAAACGGTTAAAAGAAGATAAATTCCTAACATACCTCAACTCCTCTTCAAAATCAACTCTAAAAACTTTAAAATCACTTTAAAAAACATAGTAACCCGTAAGTTGTGATAACTACCTTACGGGTTACCTTTTTCGTTTAAAAAACTGTGGCTAATGCAAAAAATTAATACAAATCATTAACTAACAGTCCAAACGCAATAATTATCACTTAAATAATCGTCTGAAGTATAACAATGGTATTCACCTCTAATATTAGCTAGAGTAGAATTAAAAGATGTAATTATAGAACGTCCACCTACTATTACGGGATTTGCATTATCTTTTATTATATTAGTCCCTTTAGCTGTAACTAAAATTGGATATAAATAATGGACTTCATCCCAATGATCTAATATTTTCCCGCTAACATTAAAATTATTTGCTCCATATTTACACCATATATAATAGTATCCCATAGTAATTCCGCTAACTTTATATTTATACGTGGCATAATTCTCCCATGTAATCAAATAACTTGTTGTTGAATATTTATCATCCACAGTATTAATATTTGTTTTTGGTGGCTCTGCTTTTGTAGAAAATTCAATTGAACTACCATCATTAAAGTCGATAATTACTGTTTCATTATTTTTAACAGTGATTCCTTCATTAAATGCTTCTTTTATTTTCTCGGGATTATTTATTGATAGATTTTTAAACCATTTTACAGCCTCTGAGTTACCCTGCTGTACCTTTTCTAGAAGAGTTTTAACTTCATCCGGACTAGATGAGCCCTGCTGTACTTTTTCAATAAGAATTTTAACTTCATCTTGGTTTTCTAATTTTACTTTATCTATTGAATTTGCAAAAACAGCACTAGTAAATAAAAACATACTTAAAATAGTAATTAAACCTATAACTATGGTTGACTTAAAATTTTTTACCACAATATTGGTACCTCTTTAAGCTTTATTTTGCCTTACTTTAAAGTATTATGCAAACCAATATCACCGCTCCTCTAATAATTTTTATAAAGTAACTAAATTAATAATTATTTTTTTCTTCAAAATTACCTATAAAATACCTCCATAATACCCTAATACTGCTTGAATTGCACTTTTTATAACATTATGTTTACCGATAACTTTAACTACAATTTATAATATTATAATAATTGGGGGTACCGCCGACATAATGACGTAAAACCAGTACTAAGACATATTTTGGTAATTATAAAGCCTACAGTTTCCTTGTGCCGCATAATCTTAAAACGTGCATAGGAGCGGGGGTAATTTTGTACTTATGAGATTTTATACAAAAATTATATTACTACTTTATATAAAGATAATCCGAGAAACTTACTGCTGGTGTTGATGGATCCTTGGTTCCATTTTCTATACACTGGTGTTCGGCCCTAACCCGGTAATAACCGCTTGATAAGTTGTATGTTTTAGCAATAGATACAAAGTTAGAGTTTTGATTTTCCCTATAATCACCGGATGTAATATCAACCCATGTAGTTCCGTTCCATTTTTGTAGGTAGATTTTTACCCATATCTTGTCAACAGCTTGTATAGCTTCTGAAAAGCCTGTAATTGTACCACTCGATGTTAAGTCACAACCCCAACTGGCTAGATATAAAGTTGACTCAATATTAACATCTTGTAATTTATCATCTGGGGAAGGACTGGCCCAAGCAGGGCTGCTCATAAAACAAATACAAAGAAATATAGCTATTACTAAACCAGTATTCTTTAAATTTTTCAATCGTCTCACCCCCTTTCATATAATAGACTCTAATTTTAACCCCAAAGATCACATAAAATAATTTTTTTTATATAAAATGCAACCTGGGTGATAAAAAACGCCCTCAGATAGATGACATTTAATAATAAAAAAGAGCTTAAAAACCTCAAAATGCTGGTTTTCAAACTCATTTAGAAAGAAAATATGGGTTTTTATAATTTGTAACAGATCTAATGATGACAAATAAATTTCTTATAGCGAATTAGCAATTTTTATTACTTCATCTTGGCCCATTTTTCCTGAAACCTGGTAGTAAATATTAGATTTTATCCAAGATAGTTTATACCATCCGTTCTTTTCTCTAATTATTAGAGTAGCAGTTATACCGTTTTTAAGTTTGATTTCTTTAACCTCACTATCCTCTACATCAAATCCTTGACCGGATGTATATTCATCAGTAATATTTTTTTGCCTTACAAGTAAAATTAAATCATTTTTAATATAACTTAATATAGCCTCCCCATTTAAATTATCAATTTGGTTCCAAGAAATGTCCTTCAGCACATAACCTTCTGGTAGATATTGAGGAATACTTATTTTAAAAGTTGCCGTTTTTAATAAGCTATCTAAATCCATCTTGTACATACCATTATTTGAAACTGGTTCTTGTAACCCATTAGGTGTTTTTTCTTCGTATGTTAATCTATCTCTTATTATTACACTATCTCCAATGAGTAAAGTATTTACTTTTTTTAATATCTTTTTACCAATAGCCGTCACCGACTGTGGATAGGAAAGTGATGCTATAGCAAATACCACCATTATAGCAGCAGTAGAAAGATACAAAAACTTATTTTTATTTTTCTTCTGAATTTGATTAATTTCATGCTCTATTTTTGACCAAATTAAATCGGCCTTGGGATTAGGGCTATTTCTATCAATTCTCTCTCGTAGAGTAGATCTAATCAACTCATCTATATTATCCTTCTGCACCAATATCCTCTCCAGGTGTTTTTAATTTTTTAATTACAAGATTCCGGGCTCTCCTGAGTCTAGATTTAACAGTTCCCTCAGGAATTTCAAGCATTTGACTTATTTGTTTAGTAGTTAGTTCTTTAATGTATTTCAGGTAGAAAACTTCTTGGAATTCGGGTGGTAGCGCTAGGAGCGATTTTTCAATATCCATTTGTATTTCTTTAGCGTAAATAGATTTATCCGAATATTCATCTTTGTAAACATTAATTTCTTTTTCTATGGGTATAAGTTTATTACGTTGATTTAGAAGGTCATAAGAAACATTAGTTGTCACTCTATACAGCCAGGCCTCAACCTTGGAGGCATCACTTAAGTGCTCTATTTTATTATATACTTTGATAAAGACCTCCTGAGTAACATCTTCTGCCAATGCCTGGTCATTAGTTATATAAAATATACTTGTTTATAATAAAGTTTAAATAATAGCTCAAGAGTTTTTTTGCCAGGGCTGATGCTGCACGAAAACGTATGGCTATTGAAGCCGCAAGCAGAGAAATTGTCCCGCCGGAAGAAGCACAATGGGAAAACAATCCAAAATTAAAAGACTGGCTGAGGAACTTTAACCGCAGATAATTATGTAAAGAATTATACGTTAGACTTCTGTTATTTATAGGATTGAAGATGATTTTTTTACATAATGGAAGTCTAAACGTAACCTTTACTCTCCGGATCGTTTACCCAACAGGCTTTAGGGGTAAACCCGTAAGCTATTGCATTTTGTAGTAGTTCCAGATTGAATCGTATAGCGGTACCCACGCGTTCAGACACTACTGTTTTTGCATTGTCAAAGAGTATCGTTGCTGGAACACCACCAACGTGTTGTAATGCCCTGTACAGACATCCATTGAACACTGCCATATTCAGTGAGGTAATAAATTCAACGTAGAGAATTCTTGACCAGCTGAGACAGAATACAAACGCATAAAGTTTTTTACGATGGCCGTTTTCTATGATATCGCCGAAGTGGC
This window contains:
- a CDS encoding DUF4367 domain-containing protein; this translates as MQKDNIDELIRSTLRERIDRNSPNPKADLIWSKIEHEINQIQKKNKNKFLYLSTAAIMVVFAIASLSYPQSVTAIGKKILKKVNTLLIGDSVIIRDRLTYEEKTPNGLQEPVSNNGMYKMDLDSLLKTATFKISIPQYLPEGYVLKDISWNQIDNLNGEAILSYIKNDLILLVRQKNITDEYTSGQGFDVEDSEVKEIKLKNGITATLIIREKNGWYKLSWIKSNIYYQVSGKMGQDEVIKIANSL
- a CDS encoding RNA polymerase sigma factor, with the protein product MFYITNDQALAEDVTQEVFIKVYNKIEHLSDASKVEAWLYRVTTNVSYDLLNQRNKLIPIEKEINVYKDEYSDKSIYAKEIQMDIEKSLLALPPEFQEVFYLKYIKELTTKQISQMLEIPEGTVKSRLRRARNLVIKKLKTPGEDIGAEG